The sequence CAGGCTCCCACCCATCGAAGTCCTTCTTCCCGTGCCCAACTACCAACTCTCCCACCTCGACCAGATCGAAGCCGAGGCGATTTTCGTGCTCCGCGAGACCGCGGCGCAGTTCCAGAACCCGGCGCTTCTCTTCTCCGGCGGCAAGGACTCGATCGTGATGGCGTGGCTCGCCCGCAAGGCCTTCTGGCCCGCCCGCATGCCGTTCCCGCTGGTCCACATCGATACCGGCCACAATTTCCCGGAAACGATGGTCTACCGCGATGAGTTCGTGGAAATGCTGGGTGCCCGCCTCGTGGTCGGCTCCGTGCAGGAGTCCATCGACACCGGCCGCGTCGTCGAGGAAAAGGGCCCGAACGCCTCCCGCAACGCGCTCCAGACCGTGACCCTGCTCGACACCATCGAGCACCACCAGTTCGACGCCTGCCTCGGTGGTGGCCGCCGCGACGAGGAAAAGGCCCGCGCCAAGGAGCGCTTCTTCTCCCACCGCGACGACTTCGGCCAGTGGGACCCGAAGAACCAGCGCCCCGAGCTCTGGAACCTTTTCAATGGCCGCAAGAACTCCGGCGAGCACTTCCGCGTCTTCCCGCTGTCCAACTTCACCGAGATGGACATCTGGATGTACATCAAGCGCGAGAACATCCCGCTGCCATCCCTCTACTTCGCCCACAAGCGCGACACCCTCGTCCGCAACGGCGCGATCCTCGCGATCTCCGAGTTCGTCCAGCCGCGCGAGGGAGAAACCGTCGAGCACAAGCAGATCCGCTTCCGCACGATGGGCGACGCCACCATCACCGGCGCGATCGAATCCGACGCCGTGACGCTCGACCACATCATCGATGAGGTCGCCGCCGCCCGCCAGACCGAGCGCGGCAACCGCGCCGACGACAAGCGCTCCGAAACCTCCATGGAAGACCGCAAGAAGGAAGGCTATTTCTAACCGACCTCCTCCTTCTTTCCGCACTTCGAAATCCGCACTCCGAAATTTTCCATGGACCTTCTCCGCTTCACCACCGCCGGCTCCGTCGACGACGGCAAATCCACCCTCATCGGCCGCCTCCTCTACGATTCCAAGTCGATCTTCGAGGACCAGCTCGAGGCCGTCGAGGAATCCTCGCGCCGCCGCGGTGACGAGCACGTCAACCTCGCCCTGCTGACCGACGGCCTCAAGGCCGAGCGCGAACAGGGCATCACCATCGACGTGGCCTACCGCTACTTCGCCACGCCGAAGCGCAAGTTCATCATCGCCGACACCCCGGGGCACATCCAGTACACCCGCAACATGGTGACCGGCGCCTCCACCGCGAACCTCGCCATCATCCTGGTGGACGCGCGCAAGGGCGTGATCGAGCAGACCAAGCGCCACAGCTTCATCGCGAACCTGCTTCGCATCCAGCACGTGGTTGTGTGCGTCAACAAGATGGACCTCGTCGACTACTCGGAAGAGGTCTACAACCAGATCGTGAAGGACTACGAGGCCTTCGCCTCCCGCCTCGACAACATCGTCGACATCACCACCATCCCGATCTCCGCGCTCAACGGCGACAACGTCGTCGACAAATCGGACAAGATGTCGTGGTTCCAAGGCCCATCGCTGCTCTACCACCTTGAGCACGTCTACATCGGCGGCGAGGAAAACCACGTCGACGCGCGTTTCCCGGTGCAGTGGGTGATCCGCCCGATGAGCGACGAATGGCACGACTTCCGCGGCTACGCCGGCCGCGTGGCGGGTGGCGTCTTCAAGCCCGGCGATGAGGTCACCGTGCTGCCCTCCGGCTTCAAGACCCACGTCAAGGCCATCCACACCCCGGAAGGCGAGATCTCCGAGGCCTTTGCTCCCCAATCCGTCTGCCTCACCCTGCGCGATGAGATCGACATCTCCCGCGGCGACATGCTGGTGAAGAGCAACAACCCGCCGAAGGTCGCCCAGGACATCGAGGCGATGATCTGCTGGTTCTCGAACAAGCCGATGCCGCCGCGCGCCAAACTCGTGCTGCGCCACACCACTCGCGAGACCAAAGCGGTCGTGCAGGAGATCAAGTACCATGTCGACATCAACACCCTTCACAAGGTCGAGGATGTCGAAGGCTTTAACATGAACGACATCGGCCGCATCACCCTGCGCACCGCGGTGCCGCTGCTGCACGATTCCTACCGCCGCAACCGCCACACCGGCTCGTTCATCCTCATCGATCCCGGCACCAATGAAACGGTCGCCGCAGGGATGATTCTCTGACACAGGGAGCAAGGACATTCCTGTCCTTGTTTCTTAAACTCTCCGGAAGTCTGTAGCCATTCTGCTTCAGGCTTCCGCTTCACCTCGCCGCCGATGAAAGTCTTCTGCTGCTTCACTCCGGCGCACGAGATCTTATTCTCGGGCTACTTCCAGCCCTCGCTGCCCTCCGATTTCGAGGTTTGCTCCACGCTCCTCGATCTCAAGGGCGCGGGCGACTTCTACAGCAAGGAATTCCTGGAGTGCATCCGCCGGAAGATCGACCTGATCGTCCGCAGCATGGAGGAGAACGCCGGCCAGGTGATCCTGTGGAGCGACGTCGACATCATCTTCCTAGATGGCACCGCGGCGGATCTCGAATCGATATACGGGGCATCCGGCAAAGAAGTCCTCTTCCAAGCCGAGGGCCCGAAGACCACCGAGGTGAACACCGGCTTCATCGTCTGTCGTGCCACTCCCGCGATGGCGGATTTCTTCCGCGAAGTGGGTGCCCGCCTCGCGGCTGATCCCGGTAAGAATGAACAGGCGGTGGTCAACGACATGCTCCGCGAGGGGGCCAAGGTCTCCTGGAGCACGCTGCCGCTCGAATACTACGCCCGCACCCACGGCTGGCCCGCCCCGGCCAACATCCGGATCTACCACGCGAACTACACCGCCGGAAAGGACGGCATCGGCCAGAAGATCCAGCAGTTCCGCGAGATGCGCGCCATCCGGCGTTACGGATTGGTTGCCAAATTGTGGTATGGCTTTGGCAAGGCGTTGCGCAAGTTGCGCGTCGCCTAGCGGTCGGCTCTTCTTTTATTCTCCCTTTTGGGGAAGAACTCGTCATGGGGACGGGCGCTATCCTCCTTGGGCATCATCATCGACATGAAAGCAGTCATCCTCGCCGGGGGGCTCGGCACACGTCTTTCGGAAGAAACCTCGCTCAAGCCGAAGCCCATGATCGAGATTGGCGGTCGGCCGATCCTGTGGCACATCCTCAAAATTTACAGTTCCCACGGCATCAACGATTTCGTGATCTGTGCTGGCTACAAGGGGTATGTGATTAAGGAATACTTCGCGAACTACTTTCTGCACATGTCGGACGTCACCTTTGACAT comes from Luteolibacter sp. LG18 and encodes:
- the cysD gene encoding sulfate adenylyltransferase subunit CysD; this translates as MPNYQLSHLDQIEAEAIFVLRETAAQFQNPALLFSGGKDSIVMAWLARKAFWPARMPFPLVHIDTGHNFPETMVYRDEFVEMLGARLVVGSVQESIDTGRVVEEKGPNASRNALQTVTLLDTIEHHQFDACLGGGRRDEEKARAKERFFSHRDDFGQWDPKNQRPELWNLFNGRKNSGEHFRVFPLSNFTEMDIWMYIKRENIPLPSLYFAHKRDTLVRNGAILAISEFVQPREGETVEHKQIRFRTMGDATITGAIESDAVTLDHIIDEVAAARQTERGNRADDKRSETSMEDRKKEGYF
- the cysN gene encoding sulfate adenylyltransferase subunit CysN, whose protein sequence is MDLLRFTTAGSVDDGKSTLIGRLLYDSKSIFEDQLEAVEESSRRRGDEHVNLALLTDGLKAEREQGITIDVAYRYFATPKRKFIIADTPGHIQYTRNMVTGASTANLAIILVDARKGVIEQTKRHSFIANLLRIQHVVVCVNKMDLVDYSEEVYNQIVKDYEAFASRLDNIVDITTIPISALNGDNVVDKSDKMSWFQGPSLLYHLEHVYIGGEENHVDARFPVQWVIRPMSDEWHDFRGYAGRVAGGVFKPGDEVTVLPSGFKTHVKAIHTPEGEISEAFAPQSVCLTLRDEIDISRGDMLVKSNNPPKVAQDIEAMICWFSNKPMPPRAKLVLRHTTRETKAVVQEIKYHVDINTLHKVEDVEGFNMNDIGRITLRTAVPLLHDSYRRNRHTGSFILIDPGTNETVAAGMIL
- a CDS encoding putative nucleotide-diphospho-sugar transferase — translated: MKVFCCFTPAHEILFSGYFQPSLPSDFEVCSTLLDLKGAGDFYSKEFLECIRRKIDLIVRSMEENAGQVILWSDVDIIFLDGTAADLESIYGASGKEVLFQAEGPKTTEVNTGFIVCRATPAMADFFREVGARLAADPGKNEQAVVNDMLREGAKVSWSTLPLEYYARTHGWPAPANIRIYHANYTAGKDGIGQKIQQFREMRAIRRYGLVAKLWYGFGKALRKLRVA